From Lycium ferocissimum isolate CSIRO_LF1 unplaced genomic scaffold, AGI_CSIRO_Lferr_CH_V1 ctg29100, whole genome shotgun sequence, a single genomic window includes:
- the LOC132043841 gene encoding uncharacterized protein LOC132043841, translating to MANSGNKYTGATARVAGFFSKIDRVLVNGEWVDQMPDITAHVLPEGISDHCPLMVQRSQPSSKKRSKATWIRQGDDNTKYFFSVIKKRKLIQTITLIRDEQGRRRQDEQAQVTEVFVRYYQQLLGDSGGPRKPADDRIFAHGPTVSAEQQWGLLQPFNMHEIKTAMFSIKANKSPGPDGYGGGFYRAAWDIVGNEVCEAVLEFFASGKILKQINATMITIIPKVEKPVQASQFRQLRVVMSCINASPNCYVAKLKRGLTNNSESYKSRVCTRQITSPKCSCVPRPTKAL from the exons ATGGCCAATTCGGGGAACAAATATACCGGAGCGACAGCGAGGGTTGCcggatttttttcaaaaattgataGAGTGTTAGTCAATGGTGAGTGGGTGGATCAGATGCCGGATATAACTGCGCATGTACTACCAGAGGGAATCAGCGATCACTGCCCTTTAATGGTTCAGAGGTCACAGCCATCTTCTAAGAAG AGGAGCAAAGCAACTTGGATAAGGCAAGGAGACGATAATACCAAATACTTCTTCTCTGTGATTAAAAAGAGGAAGCTAATTCAAACCATCACTCTCATTCGGGATGAACAAGGGCGGCGACGACAAGATGAACAAGCACAAGTAACAGAGGTGTTTGTGAGATATTATCAACAACTCTTGGGTGACTCTGGGGGTCCAAGGAAACCAGCCGATGATAGAATATTTGCGCATGGACCTACGGTATCAGCAGAACAGCAATGGGGGCTACTTCAGCCATTTAACATGCATGAGATTAAAACAGCGATGTTCAGCATCAAGGCCAACAAAAGCCCAGGCCCGGATGGATACGGAGGGGGATTTTATAGAGCAGCATGGGATATAGTGGGAaatgaggtatgtgaagctgtCTTGGAGTTCTTCGCAAGTGGAAAAATCCTGAAACAAATAAATGCCACTATGATCACCATCATCCCCAAAGTTGAGAAACCAGTCCAGGCTAGTCAGTTCCGCCAATTGCGTGTTGTAATGTCTTGTATAAATGCATCTCCAAATTGCTATGTAGCAAAGCTAAAAAGAGGTCTTACCAACAATAGTGAATCCTACAAAAGTCGCGTTTGTACAAGGCAGATCACTAGTCCAAAATGTTCTTGTGTGCCACGACCTACTAAGGCATTATAA
- the LOC132043842 gene encoding uncharacterized protein LOC132043842 produces the protein MRIWTSRERAYSVPIWIKLHALDFKSLSAKGLSKIGSLVGKPLMVDKNTEKKVGLNFAKLLVEVKIGSALPDTIYFRNERGKVIEQKVMYDWKPSVCSICQKYGHTAEICRRNKANEKRRGNPNQGNHHKGERQWSTPMGPIGSAGQQVRSNLPHQGKWRKQVGRREHQDASLVLATTSGTKIVQVENSFQPLENARMENEVQATQAGQTEGTKNYPSGHG, from the coding sequence ATGCGGATATGGACTTCTCGCGAGAGGGCGTATTCGGTTCCAATTTGGATCAAGTTGCACGCGCTTGACTTCAAATCTTTGAGTGCCAAGGGCCTAAGTAAGATAGGGAGCCTTGTGGGGAAGCCACTTATGGTCGATAAGAACACGGAGAAAAAGGTGGGACTAAATTTTGCCAAGCTGTTAGTTGAAGTGAAAATTGGTAGTGCACTGCCAGATACGATCTATTTCCGGAATGAGAGGGGGAAGGTGATAGAGCAAAAGGTGATGTATGATTGGAAACCATCAGTGTGTTCCATATGTCAAAAGTATGGGCATACGGCTGAAATTTGTAGAAGGAATAAGGCGAATGAGAAGAGACGAGGAAACCCAAATCAAGGAAACCACCACAAAGGAGAGCGGCAATGGAGTACACCGATGGGGCCGATCGGAAGTGCGGGGCAGCAAGTTAGGAGTAACCTACCCCATCAAGGGAAATGGAGAAAACAGGTAGGAAGGAGGGAACATCAAGATGCAAGCTTGGTTCTAGCTACCACAAGTGGAACAAAGATAGTGCAGGTTGAAAATTCGTTTCAGCCACTGGAGAATGCTAGAATGGAAAATGAAGTGCAAGCCACGCAAGCTGGCCAGACTGAGGGGACAAAAAATTACCCCTCAGGGCATGGTTAA